A window from Gottschalkiaceae bacterium SANA encodes these proteins:
- a CDS encoding sugar ABC transporter permease, with protein MKFGKKNYWLYILPAILLIGTFVYVPIIQNFYFSLFKMNSYTDEKIFVGLAHYVRIFKDDVFYTSLKNNITYAIISVICQVGLGTMLAMLIESKLTGRLRNFYRNVLFMPSLISVTAVGLLWYFIYNPNVGMLNALLTKIGMENLTHAWLAEPNIAIYSIIAMSQWQYTGYIMVLILVAIQKIPAELFEAAEIDGANGIQRSLFVTIPNIKEMLLVTSVITVIGAFKLFTEIYVMTMGGPYNTTQVLGTYLYQSAFMFDEMGYASAIAVIIFMITFTASIIQIRMAKSGKG; from the coding sequence ATGAAATTCGGGAAAAAGAATTATTGGCTGTATATTCTGCCGGCAATTCTCCTGATTGGAACTTTCGTGTATGTGCCCATTATCCAAAACTTCTATTTCAGCTTATTTAAGATGAATAGTTATACGGATGAAAAGATCTTTGTTGGGCTAGCACATTATGTACGTATCTTCAAGGATGATGTATTTTACACATCCTTGAAGAACAACATAACATACGCAATTATTTCAGTCATTTGTCAGGTCGGATTAGGAACAATGTTGGCAATGTTAATCGAGAGCAAGCTTACTGGACGATTGCGAAACTTCTACCGAAACGTATTATTCATGCCATCATTGATATCTGTTACAGCAGTTGGTTTACTCTGGTACTTTATTTACAACCCCAATGTGGGGATGTTGAATGCACTTTTAACAAAAATTGGGATGGAAAATTTGACCCATGCATGGCTTGCTGAACCGAATATTGCAATCTATTCAATCATTGCAATGAGTCAGTGGCAGTATACAGGATACATTATGGTGCTGATTCTAGTAGCCATTCAAAAAATCCCTGCAGAGCTTTTTGAAGCTGCAGAGATTGATGGAGCAAATGGGATTCAAAGATCCTTATTTGTCACCATTCCTAATATCAAAGAGATGCTTTTGGTTACTTCGGTTATTACAGTAATTGGCGCGTTTAAGCTTTTTACCGAAATCTATGTTATGACCATGGGCGGACCATATAACACAACACAGGTACTGGGCACTTACTTGTACCAATCGGCATTCATGTTTGACGAGATGGGCTATGCCTCAGCAATTGCGGTTATCATTTTTATGATTACCTTTACGGCATCCATTATTCAGATTCGAATGGCGAAAAGCGGAAAGGGTTAA
- a CDS encoding carbohydrate ABC transporter permease → MKKNTTLKILINLFFLVLVAMIIYPMFWLILNSLKSNAELYDNSLAFPIKALWGNYKRAWDVGLSTYFFNSILVSSITIAATVFLGAACAYGLVRSKSKYKDMIFFMILGGLLLSPQVALISLYKLLAAFNMYNTRWALIIPYIAFRLPFAIFLMRSYFLSFPIELEEAAYIDGYSTFQTFIKIVLPISRPILSSTAIMTAIFVWNEFLFALVFLEDKAKMTVPIGLSNFKDALSTDWTVMLAGIVISSIPMLILYLLMQKNFIKALAAGSVKG, encoded by the coding sequence ATGAAGAAAAATACGACACTGAAGATCTTGATCAATCTATTTTTTCTCGTTCTTGTTGCTATGATTATTTACCCGATGTTTTGGTTGATATTGAATTCATTAAAGAGCAATGCGGAACTCTATGACAACTCCTTGGCATTTCCTATTAAAGCCTTGTGGGGAAATTACAAGCGAGCCTGGGATGTGGGTTTATCAACTTACTTCTTTAACAGTATTTTGGTTTCAAGTATTACGATTGCAGCGACCGTCTTTTTAGGTGCAGCTTGCGCCTATGGTTTGGTACGCAGCAAGTCGAAGTATAAAGATATGATATTCTTTATGATTTTGGGTGGACTCTTGCTGTCGCCTCAAGTAGCGCTGATCTCGCTGTATAAATTGCTCGCTGCCTTTAACATGTACAATACACGTTGGGCATTGATCATTCCTTATATTGCATTCCGATTGCCGTTTGCCATATTCTTGATGCGATCTTATTTCTTGAGTTTTCCGATTGAGCTAGAGGAAGCGGCATATATCGACGGATATAGCACCTTCCAAACCTTTATTAAAATTGTTTTACCGATCAGTCGACCGATTCTTTCGTCGACAGCGATCATGACAGCGATCTTTGTTTGGAATGAATTCTTATTTGCTTTGGTATTCTTAGAGGACAAAGCAAAGATGACCGTTCCGATTGGTTTATCGAACTTTAAAGATGCACTTTCTACAGATTGGACAGTAATGTTGGCGGGGATTGTAATCTCCTCCATACCAATGCTTATTTTATATCTGCTTATGCAGAAAAACTTTATTAAGGCGCTGGCGGCCGGCAGTGTCAAGGGATAA
- a CDS encoding SIS domain-containing protein, with translation MLDAKNGAYKETLQKGLDQHEELNKVVDAICEKGINKVFLIGCGGSLSVMYPSQHILDTRSTIPAYAYNSSEFLNMGHKKFDEKSLVIVSSYTGSTKETVAVAKMAKAAGAPTIAFMGKLGTPLADAADYAFANDAVVGVTDSKLIMLYQVVFRIMKNFGQCDDYDAIMAAMKTLPENIVNVREKFEPIAEKFAIDNKETDYYMVISAGLTWFTAYSHAMCILEEMQWINARSVPAGEFFHGSFEIVTDKTHVLLYRGEDESRPLGERAQTFLEKYNSNTFIIDTKDYELPGVPEELRGLMSPYVIMACQERMNKHLEDKRNHSLAIRRYMGVVPY, from the coding sequence ATGTTAGATGCAAAGAATGGGGCGTATAAAGAAACGCTTCAAAAAGGATTGGACCAGCACGAGGAACTAAACAAAGTGGTTGACGCGATTTGCGAAAAGGGGATCAACAAAGTCTTTTTGATTGGATGTGGAGGATCATTGTCGGTTATGTATCCGAGCCAACATATTCTTGACACTCGTTCGACAATCCCTGCATATGCGTACAATAGTAGTGAATTCTTGAATATGGGTCACAAAAAATTTGATGAGAAATCTTTAGTGATTGTTTCTTCTTACACAGGTTCTACCAAAGAAACGGTAGCAGTAGCTAAGATGGCAAAAGCAGCTGGTGCACCAACAATCGCTTTTATGGGTAAATTGGGAACACCATTGGCAGATGCCGCAGATTATGCCTTTGCAAATGATGCAGTGGTTGGCGTTACAGATTCAAAATTGATTATGCTGTATCAAGTTGTTTTCCGCATAATGAAGAATTTTGGTCAATGTGATGATTACGATGCGATCATGGCTGCCATGAAAACTCTCCCAGAGAATATTGTAAATGTACGAGAAAAATTTGAACCGATTGCAGAAAAATTTGCCATCGACAACAAAGAGACAGACTATTACATGGTTATTAGCGCAGGTTTGACCTGGTTTACTGCATACTCTCATGCAATGTGTATTTTGGAAGAGATGCAATGGATCAATGCACGTTCGGTACCAGCAGGAGAGTTCTTCCACGGCTCTTTCGAGATTGTGACGGACAAGACACATGTTCTTCTTTACAGAGGAGAAGATGAATCGAGACCTCTTGGAGAACGCGCACAAACTTTCTTAGAAAAATATAACAGCAATACCTTCATCATTGACACCAAAGATTATGAATTGCCAGGTGTCCCTGAAGAATTAAGAGGCTTAATGAGTCCTTATGTGATCATGGCTTGCCAAGAACGCATGAACAAACATTTGGAAGATAAGCGAAACCATTCACTAGCGATCCGCCGATATATGGGAGTTGTTCCTTACTAA
- a CDS encoding membrane protein, whose product MNQYTRRLFKLNSGLFFVALGIAMTIKAHIGYGPWEVFHAGLAQTFNISMGLASILDGLFIGVIIVLAGERIGIGTVLNMVMIGLWIDLIMPLLKEQQTFRDGFIFLAMGLFVISYGLYFYMSAGLGAGPCDSLMVAITRRTKRSIGSCRGSMEVLVVVLGWSLGGMIGPGTVISAIGLGFCIQTTFKLLKFDAVEIRHETIKDTYRLIKINKPR is encoded by the coding sequence ATGAATCAATATACGCGTCGATTATTCAAATTGAATTCTGGATTATTTTTTGTCGCCTTAGGCATAGCCATGACCATAAAAGCTCATATTGGATATGGCCCATGGGAGGTATTTCATGCAGGTCTCGCCCAGACATTCAACATATCGATGGGTCTGGCTTCTATTTTGGACGGCCTGTTCATCGGTGTTATTATTGTTCTTGCAGGTGAACGGATTGGCATAGGTACTGTTCTTAACATGGTGATGATTGGTCTTTGGATTGATTTGATCATGCCCCTTCTTAAAGAGCAACAAACCTTCAGGGACGGATTCATCTTTCTGGCAATGGGTCTCTTTGTCATCTCCTATGGGCTTTACTTTTACATGAGTGCGGGTCTTGGAGCCGGTCCCTGCGACAGTCTGATGGTTGCAATAACCAGACGTACCAAACGCTCCATAGGAAGCTGTAGAGGCAGTATGGAAGTGCTGGTAGTGGTTCTTGGTTGGTCCCTGGGTGGAATGATTGGTCCGGGTACGGTGATTTCTGCAATTGGCCTGGGATTTTGTATCCAGACTACATTCAAGCTCCTCAAGTTCGACGCCGTAGAAATCAGGCATGAGACCATTAAGGATACCTATAGGCTAATAAAAATAAATAAACCAAGGTAA
- a CDS encoding Lrp/AsnC family transcriptional regulator: MDIIDAKILEALQENSRISLKAIGDKINLSSPSISERIKRMESCGIITKYTTEVDPSKLDITYSALINVSMRARHHQKFYELIKASKNVVDCYHVTGQYCMVLKCHFRNAKDLETLINQIQEFGETNTSIILSTPLKRNLFDFNLD; the protein is encoded by the coding sequence ATGGACATAATCGATGCAAAAATTCTAGAAGCTTTACAGGAAAATTCTCGCATTTCATTGAAGGCAATAGGAGACAAGATCAACCTATCCTCCCCTAGTATCAGCGAGAGAATTAAAAGAATGGAATCTTGCGGAATCATCACCAAATACACGACTGAAGTGGATCCAAGCAAACTTGATATCACTTATTCGGCATTAATCAACGTTTCTATGAGAGCAAGACACCATCAAAAGTTCTACGAATTAATTAAGGCAAGCAAAAATGTCGTAGACTGTTATCATGTGACCGGTCAATATTGCATGGTACTCAAGTGCCATTTCAGGAATGCCAAAGATCTTGAAACGTTAATCAATCAGATTCAAGAATTTGGCGAAACCAATACTTCAATCATTCTCTCTACTCCTTTGAAGAGAAACCTCTTTGATTTCAACCTTGACTGA
- a CDS encoding oxaloacetate decarboxylase subunit alpha, producing the protein MFKFTETALRDGHQSLIATRMTTEEILPAVEIMDQVGYHAMEVWGGATFDVCLRYLNENPWERLREIRKRAKNTKLQMLLRGQNLLGYKHYPNDIVDRFICKSIENGIDIIRVFDALNDTRNLKKSFEVIAREGGHCQGAISYTTSQVHTLDYYLKLAKEMEQMGADSICIKDMAGILTPQNASLLISNLKKTVAIPLELHSHCTSGIADLTYAKAIEAGIDIIDTAVSAFSGGTSQPTTEVYNSIYEDSLGKHALNKDALVEAAEYLNSVKRKHIEQGNFNRRVMDVNPRILDYQVPGGMLSNLMAQLDQQGMADRYEEVLKEIPKVRADLGYPPLVTPLSQMVGTQAVFNVMTGEPYKISPKEIKLYVQGYYGRPPAEIQNEIRQTIIGDRPVIDQCPADLLDDGYTEVKKAVAELTDDEEMILAYAIFPENTKTYLEAQESQKEKASIEYDLEMVFG; encoded by the coding sequence ATGTTTAAATTTACTGAAACAGCTCTTCGGGATGGTCATCAAAGTTTAATAGCAACCAGGATGACCACGGAAGAAATCCTTCCTGCAGTTGAGATCATGGACCAGGTAGGATACCATGCCATGGAAGTGTGGGGCGGGGCTACCTTTGATGTGTGTTTAAGATATCTAAATGAGAATCCATGGGAACGACTTAGAGAAATAAGGAAGCGTGCCAAAAATACGAAACTGCAGATGCTTTTGAGAGGACAGAATCTACTTGGATACAAGCATTACCCCAACGATATTGTAGATCGCTTTATCTGCAAATCCATAGAAAACGGCATAGATATCATCAGAGTATTTGATGCCCTCAACGACACGCGAAATCTAAAGAAATCCTTTGAAGTCATTGCTAGAGAAGGTGGACATTGCCAAGGGGCTATTTCCTATACAACAAGCCAAGTGCATACATTGGACTACTACTTAAAGCTTGCCAAGGAAATGGAACAAATGGGTGCTGATTCAATCTGTATCAAGGATATGGCGGGAATTCTTACACCACAGAATGCATCCCTGTTGATATCAAATCTAAAGAAGACCGTTGCAATTCCACTTGAGCTGCATTCTCATTGCACAAGTGGAATTGCTGACCTGACTTATGCAAAAGCTATTGAAGCCGGTATCGACATAATCGATACAGCGGTATCGGCATTTTCGGGTGGTACTTCTCAACCTACAACGGAAGTCTACAATTCGATTTATGAGGACTCACTGGGGAAACATGCATTGAACAAAGATGCATTGGTTGAAGCAGCTGAATATCTGAACAGTGTAAAGAGGAAACATATTGAGCAAGGCAACTTTAATAGAAGAGTGATGGATGTAAATCCTAGAATTCTTGACTACCAGGTGCCTGGAGGTATGCTTTCCAATCTGATGGCACAATTGGACCAGCAAGGCATGGCTGACAGATACGAGGAAGTGCTAAAAGAAATTCCAAAAGTAAGAGCGGACTTGGGTTATCCGCCTCTCGTTACACCCCTGAGCCAAATGGTTGGAACACAAGCTGTTTTTAATGTGATGACAGGAGAGCCATACAAGATTTCTCCAAAGGAAATCAAGCTCTATGTTCAAGGATATTACGGCAGACCGCCAGCAGAAATTCAAAATGAAATCAGGCAGACGATTATTGGAGACAGGCCGGTGATTGACCAATGCCCTGCCGATCTGCTTGATGATGGATATACGGAAGTGAAAAAGGCAGTGGCAGAACTCACAGACGATGAGGAGATGATTCTTGCCTATGCCATATTTCCTGAAAATACGAAAACCTATCTTGAGGCTCAAGAGTCACAAAAAGAGAAAGCGTCAATCGAGTATGATCTTGAAATGGTATTTGGATGA
- a CDS encoding biotin/lipoyl-binding protein, translating into MKTYRVKYKENIYELGIELISETQAAEEKIEQLTEAKTQATSNVPSSKESEQLLAPLPGKIFDVMVSTGAKVKKGDLLLIIEAMKLENEIFAPRDGVIKKLNKNKGESVASGESLLEFAYGC; encoded by the coding sequence ATGAAAACATATCGAGTGAAATATAAGGAAAATATCTATGAGCTTGGAATTGAACTGATCTCAGAAACTCAAGCTGCAGAAGAGAAAATTGAACAGCTTACAGAAGCGAAAACGCAAGCAACAAGTAATGTACCGTCATCAAAAGAGAGTGAGCAATTGCTGGCACCATTGCCTGGGAAGATTTTTGATGTGATGGTAAGTACGGGAGCCAAAGTGAAAAAAGGCGACCTCTTGTTAATTATTGAAGCAATGAAACTGGAAAATGAAATTTTTGCACCAAGGGATGGAGTGATTAAAAAATTAAACAAGAATAAAGGGGAATCTGTAGCATCAGGTGAATCATTGCTTGAATTTGCTTATGGATGTTAG
- a CDS encoding sodium ion-translocating decarboxylase subunit beta — translation MKVMLQNFIDSIGFFALTGQQILVIIIALGFIYLAIVKKYEPYLLLPIAFGMMTVNLPLTGIMDQGGLYYYLYQGVKLGIYPPIIFLCVGASTDFAPLIANPKSILLGAAAQFGIVVAFLGAIYLGFDTAVAASIGIIGGADGPTAIYLTSKLAPDYLGPIALAAYSYMALVPIIQPPIIKALTTEKERKIKMTQLRQVSKAEKVIFPIIIILLVVLFLPSSAPLIFMLMFGNLLKESGVVPKLVDVAQNSLMYMVTIFLGVTVGAKASADVLLDPMTLKIIVLGLIAFASGTASGVLFGKFMCFITKGKINPMIGAAGVSAVPMAARVVQKVGQDEDSSNFLLMHAMGPNVAGVIGSAIAAGIFLSILQ, via the coding sequence GTGAAAGTCATGTTGCAGAATTTCATTGACAGTATCGGTTTCTTTGCCCTTACCGGGCAACAGATTTTGGTGATAATCATAGCCTTAGGATTTATCTATTTGGCCATTGTTAAGAAGTATGAGCCTTATCTGCTATTGCCAATTGCTTTTGGCATGATGACAGTTAACCTGCCCTTAACAGGGATTATGGACCAAGGAGGACTCTACTACTATTTGTATCAGGGGGTCAAGCTTGGCATTTACCCGCCAATCATCTTTCTGTGTGTTGGTGCGTCTACAGATTTTGCTCCTTTGATTGCAAACCCCAAAAGCATACTTTTGGGTGCAGCTGCCCAGTTTGGTATTGTGGTTGCTTTTTTAGGGGCTATATACTTGGGCTTTGATACAGCTGTTGCAGCGTCTATTGGAATCATAGGCGGCGCGGACGGACCAACGGCAATCTACCTGACAAGTAAATTGGCACCGGATTACCTGGGACCGATCGCCTTGGCGGCTTATTCATATATGGCGCTTGTTCCCATTATTCAACCGCCAATTATTAAGGCTTTAACGACAGAAAAAGAACGAAAGATTAAGATGACCCAGCTTCGCCAAGTCAGCAAAGCAGAAAAGGTTATCTTTCCAATCATCATCATTTTGTTGGTTGTCTTGTTTCTGCCTTCCTCGGCACCACTGATTTTTATGCTGATGTTTGGCAATCTCTTGAAGGAATCCGGCGTTGTGCCCAAGCTGGTTGATGTGGCTCAAAACAGTTTGATGTATATGGTAACCATTTTTCTTGGGGTCACCGTTGGTGCAAAAGCGAGTGCGGATGTTTTGCTTGATCCCATGACATTGAAAATTATTGTGCTGGGTCTGATTGCTTTTGCCTCTGGGACAGCATCGGGTGTCTTGTTTGGTAAATTCATGTGTTTCATCACAAAAGGAAAAATCAATCCAATGATTGGTGCAGCGGGCGTATCGGCAGTACCGATGGCTGCTAGAGTTGTACAGAAGGTGGGTCAGGATGAAGATTCGAGCAATTTTCTTCTTATGCATGCCATGGGGCCCAATGTTGCCGGGGTAATAGGTTCCGCCATCGCCGCAGGCATATTCCTGAGTATTCTACAATAG